The genomic region CCTCTGGTTCCGGCTCAGGTCAGGGCCCCATTTACCCGACATGGGATTAAGATGGATGCTCTGGGTCTCTTCATGGCCCGAAGAACCGCTCTGCCAGGGGAACATCGCCCCCTCGTACCCGTTCTCTTTCGCGTATTCCCTGGCCGGCCCCAGGCGCCTGTAGCGGTACATCAAAAGCGCCTCGGCCGTTCTGGGAAGATGAGTGCTTACGAATGGAAGCACGAAGACCTCGTCCCAGAATATATGCCCCCGGTAGGATTCCCCGTGAAGGCCTCTTGCCGCCAGAGCCGCGTCTATTTCGGTGTTGTGAGGGCTAGCCGACTGCATCAGGTGGAACATATGGAACCTTAGTATGGTCTCAGCGAAAAGGTCCTCTTCTATCCTGATATCGCATATCTGCCATAGCTTCTTCCAGGCTTCTTCCTGCGAGCGCAGGAGACTCTTGAAAGCCGGAGCTTTCCTCGCGGTATTGACCGCGTGCTTCTCCACGGACCCGGAAGGGACATCCCTGGAAGTAAAGACCGCGCATGTCTTCTCGAGCCTCAGGGAGCTGTTCTTTTTTATCTGAACAGTGAGCTCGCTCCCTATCTTTTCCTTTTTCTTGATGATCTTCCGCTTCAGCTTCTGCTTCCTGCTGCCCCGGTATATCCTGAGCCTCGACGCTTCGCTTATCGTAATGCCCGAGGTATTGGTCTTCATGGTCAGACATACCAAGTCATCCTTAACCGACCCGCGGGAAACGAGCTTCAGGTGCTTGGAATTGAGCTCACCGTACCTGGCAACTCCCATGTTCTGCACTGCCCCGTCGATAAAAGACCTTACCAGAAGTTTCCCGGAGTAGTTTTCAGGAGTTATAGTATAGCTGAGGGTCGCAAGATGCGGATGCTTCATGTGCACAAGCCTCTTTTCCTCGATGCGGCTTACATGTCCCGCTTCGTCACGGACGCGCCGGGACTTGATAAGAAGGCCTTTTTTCATGTCAAGTTTCTGGCTGTAGGAGAGGATCTCTATTTTCTCTTCCTCGTTCCATTTGTCCTTGTTAACGCGGAACGAAAGAAGCATGCAGTTAGGACAGTTGACCATGTCCTCGTTGAAGATCCTTTTCCCGGAGACGTCCGTCCCGAGGGTGTTGTATATGCCCGCCAGATAAGTTCCCGGGTAATGTATCTTTGAAGCGCTCGACTCGGTCGCTGCGCCGCGTATACCCATGTAACCGTTACCCAGGGTGCAAAGGGTCTCCCTGAGGTCCTCCAGGGAGGGGTCGAACCCCTCGTAGAGGACCTCCCAACCTTTTAGTTTTTCTCTTTCGTTATCAACCGATCTCGTGGATGAACTTTTCAAAAAGCTCCCTCACCTCCTGCGGATCTTTTAAACGGAAATCCGCCGACGACGCTTTTTCCTCCTTTGAAACAAGGATACTTGTCCCTCTTGTTCTGAGCATCCTGAAAGCGAATTCGTCGGTAACATCATCTCCGATATATATCATGTTAGCATCGTGCCAGTCCATTTTCATGGCTTCAAGTATCCATCTTATAGCCTTTCCCTTGTCCCACTCTATGTTCGGAAGGAGCTCAAAGACCTTTTTGCCGCTCATAAGCCTCAGGGAATCGTTCTCCCGGGCGATATCCTCGACCATCTTCCTAATGCGTGGAAGATGTTTATCCTCATCGACAAGGCGGTAATGCACCGCCACGCTGAACTTCTTTTTCTCGATCAGGAGCCCGTCGATATCCCCCAGTTCGGCCTCCAGCTTCTTTATGTTTTCCTCGACGACAGGAATGACCTCTTTCGCCTTCGGATGGACCATGGAAAAACCCTCACCCTCTATGTCGAATCCGTGGCTGCCCGCGTAAAGAAGTTCCTTTATGCCCAAAAGCTGCTGCACGTCCTCCCTGAACCTACCGCTTACGATGAAAACCCGGCACTTTTTTGAAAGCCGCTCGACGGTATCCTTCATTTCGCCGGAGACCACCGCGTCCTGCGG from Candidatus Omnitrophota bacterium harbors:
- a CDS encoding beta-phosphoglucomutase, which encodes MKSSSTRSVDNEREKLKGWEVLYEGFDPSLEDLRETLCTLGNGYMGIRGAATESSASKIHYPGTYLAGIYNTLGTDVSGKRIFNEDMVNCPNCMLLSFRVNKDKWNEEEKIEILSYSQKLDMKKGLLIKSRRVRDEAGHVSRIEEKRLVHMKHPHLATLSYTITPENYSGKLLVRSFIDGAVQNMGVARYGELNSKHLKLVSRGSVKDDLVCLTMKTNTSGITISEASRLRIYRGSRKQKLKRKIIKKKEKIGSELTVQIKKNSSLRLEKTCAVFTSRDVPSGSVEKHAVNTARKAPAFKSLLRSQEEAWKKLWQICDIRIEEDLFAETILRFHMFHLMQSASPHNTEIDAALAARGLHGESYRGHIFWDEVFVLPFVSTHLPRTAEALLMYRYRRLGPAREYAKENGYEGAMFPWQSGSSGHEETQSIHLNPMSGKWGPDLSRNQRHVSFSIAYNVWRNWVITGNRKFLADYGAELILSIAKFGSSLCVYDEEDGRYHTEGLMGPDEFHEKLPFSRKAGFRDNFYSNMLIVWMLMKAREVLEILPADRRRQLRKKIGISEKELQRWEDISRKMNVIINEKGIISQFKGYFDLKELDWEAYRKKYKNIHRMDRILKAEGKSPDDYKVAKQADVLMLFYLIPFNEIKDLFERLGYKITKRMLRDNYEYYETRTSHGSTLSKVVHCYVSHILGMRKASREWFFDVLEADIHDVKGGTTLEGIHTGIMGGSIDIAIRGFAGVHIAEDHVKIEPRLPSGWDKMDFRMLIRGLKVRLIVSKKSVKIKIETRKSRTKGLTFRVAGRERTLKPGGETRMKL